Proteins from one Triticum aestivum cultivar Chinese Spring chromosome 7A, IWGSC CS RefSeq v2.1, whole genome shotgun sequence genomic window:
- the LOC123148878 gene encoding glutathione synthetase, chloroplastic isoform X1 has translation MPSMCTSYMCPFSHLICPHFLLYMTCFRLLLTPVEVWKPTNQARNPDDHRRSTMAAANAFTSASMPCAASLSGSANVIAVCPRSLAAARTSPSSCLRPARCAAVRTAAPVAATSEGDERRFEQLAVPPELVDELVEEALVWCSQHGLVVGDKNHPRSRKAPGVGLLHAPFALLPMSFPKVYWEQALELAPLFNELVHRVSLDGDFLQQTLARTKEVDPFTRRLLDIHSKMMELNKKEDIQLGLTRSDYMVDGATDKLLQVELNTISTSSNGLACGVSELHRNLIRHHERELGLDPASVVGNTAITQHAEALATAWAEYNNQSAVVLVVVQAEERYMYDQYWITVALREMYGVTTIRKTMAEIEAEGDLRPDGTLVINGRPVAVVYFRAGYSPADYPSEAEWRARLLIERSSSIKCPSIAHHLVGTKKIQQELAKEKVLERFLDNKSDIENVRKCFAGLWSLETDNIVNSAIESPELFVLKPQREGGGNNIYGDNLRETLIRLRKDGSNEIAAYILMQRIFPPTSPSYLVREGTFVRDNVVSEFGIFGAYLRNKDKVIINDQCGYLLRTKAASLNEGGVVAGYAFLNSIFLT, from the exons ATGCCTTCCATGTGTACCTCATATATGTGCCCCTTCTCCCATCTCATCTGCCCCCACTTTCTTCTATATATGACCTGCTTCCGCTTGCTCCTCACTCCAGTGGAAGTGTGGAAGCCCACCAATCAAGCAAGAAACCCCGACGACCACCGGCGATCGACCATGGCGGCCGCCAACGCATTTACCAGCGCTTCCATGCCCTGCGCTGCGAGCCTGAGCGGCTCTGCCAATGTCATCGCCGTGTGCCCACGCTCCCTGGCTGCCGCGAGGACGTCGCCCTCGTCGTGCTTGCGTCCTGCGCGGTGCGCCGCCGTCCGGACAGCAGCGCCCGTGGCGGCAACGTCGGAGGGTGACGAGAGGCGGTTCGAGCAGCTGGCGGTGCCGCCGGAGCTGGTGGATGAGCTGGTGGAGGAGGCGCTCGTCTGGTGCTCGCAGCACGGCCTCGTCGTCGGCGACAAGAACCACCCG AGATCAAGAAAGGCACCCGGTGTTGGTCTGCTCCATGCTCCGTTTGCTCTCTTGCCAATGTCATTCCCAAAGGTTTACTGGGAGCAGGCGCTTGAGTTGGCTCCACTTTTCAATGAGCTCGTTCACCGTGTCAGCCTCGATGGAGACTTCTTGCAGCAGACTTTGGCGAG GACAAAAGAAGTGGATCCATTCACTAGGAGGCTTCTAGATATTCACTCGAAGATGATGGAACTGAACAAGAAAGAG GACATTCAGTTGGGTCTAACCAGGTCAGACTACATGGTAGATGGGGCAACGGACAAGCTTCTTCAAGTGGAGCTCAACACGATCTCCACATCCTCCAATGGTCTTGCTTGTGGTGTATCTGAGCTCCACAG AAATCTGATCAGACACCATGAGAGGGAACTTGGTTTGGATCCAGCTAGTGTTGTTGGAAACACTGCGATAACCCAGCACGCCGAAGCATTAGCCACTGCATGGGCCGAGTACAACAACCAAAG CGCAGTAGTTCTGGTCGTTGTTCAAGCAGAAGAAAGGTACATGTATGACCAGTACTGGATCACGGTCGCGCTGAGAGAAAT GTATGGGGTCACGACTATTCGCAAGACAATGGCAGAAATAGAAGCGGAGGGGGATCTTCGTCCTGATGGGACGCTCGTGAT AAATGGACGCCCAGTTGCAGTAGTTTACTTCAGGGCAGGCTACTCACCGGCTGATTACCCATCAGAAGCT GAATGGAGAGCAAGACTCTTGATCGAGCGTTCTTCTTCTATTAAGTGCCCATCAATAGCACACCATCTTGTCGGTACAAAGAAGATTCAGCAAGAACTGGCAAAGGAAAAAGTGCTTGAAAG GTTTCTTGACAACAAATCCGACATCGAAAATGTACGAAAATGCTTCGCAGGATTGTGGAGTTTGGAGACTGACAATATAGTCAATTCCGCTATTGAATCACCGGAGTTGTTTGTTCTCAAACCACAAAGGGAGGGTGGAG GGAACAACATTTACGGTGATAATCTGCGTGAAACGTTGATTCGCCTTCGGAAGGATGGAAGCAATGAAATTGCAGCATACATCTTAATGCAAAGGATATTCCCACCAACATCCCCCAGCTATCTTGTCCGCGAGGGAACTTTTGTTAGGGATAATGTGGTTTCTGAGTTTGGAATATTTGGAGCCTACCTGAG GAACAAAGACAAGGTCATTATAAATGATCAGTGCGGTTATTTGTTGAGGACGAAAGCAGCTTCACTAAATGAAGGTGGGGTGGTCGCTGGATATGCGTTTTTGAATAGCATATTTCTGACATGA